In Microbacterium enclense, one genomic interval encodes:
- a CDS encoding HAMP domain-containing sensor histidine kinase, which produces MPGTLLTERLGVHRSILSNQALLLAATLLLVISTTLLGQIRSATVFILSVAIIFAGAVLAILAPWRSLPAWALGIVPIIDVVAIALLRESAPLAGVGLLWAFPAIWIGSTFGVGGVIAVFIGVSAVVVFQLSHDDQQRLTAATVVLPFTVVALSALANSTARRARAQRALLEKQSAELRRSAERARRQEDLVTEVLDAVDFGVIRVTPEGDLALTNEAHARLQATADVFGAPIAAYAADGVTPVPADATPLFRARAGEVFESELVWFGAPGQDRRALSVTARRLPSTTDSNPGSIVVSRDVTAEEQALRARDDLVASVSHELRTPLTSIIGYLDLALDDPGIEAATRERLEVAARNATRLRELVSDILAMSASSRHGAEFDLVPAETDVATIARLSIESQAPRAADYGIRIDDTGVRTATAVVDPRRLRQVIDNLLSNAIKYNVRGGTVSVETSADEASVFLSVSDDGPGISRTEQIRLFERFFRGDAVRNSSTHGSGLGLAISHDIVRAHGGEITVRSAPGEGATFTVRLPRDAGTTS; this is translated from the coding sequence ATGCCGGGCACGTTATTGACCGAGCGGCTGGGGGTCCATCGCAGCATCCTCTCGAACCAGGCGCTCCTCCTCGCGGCGACGCTGCTGCTCGTGATCTCGACCACTCTCCTGGGGCAGATCCGGTCGGCGACGGTGTTCATCCTCAGCGTCGCGATCATCTTCGCCGGCGCAGTGCTCGCGATCCTCGCGCCCTGGAGGTCGTTGCCGGCGTGGGCCCTGGGGATCGTCCCCATCATCGACGTGGTGGCCATCGCCCTCCTCCGCGAGAGCGCGCCGCTCGCCGGGGTGGGGTTGCTGTGGGCGTTCCCCGCGATCTGGATCGGCTCGACCTTCGGGGTCGGGGGAGTGATCGCCGTCTTCATCGGCGTCTCGGCGGTCGTCGTCTTCCAATTGAGTCACGACGACCAACAGCGCCTCACGGCAGCGACGGTGGTCCTGCCCTTCACCGTCGTGGCCCTGTCTGCTCTCGCGAACTCCACGGCCCGTCGAGCGCGCGCGCAGCGCGCTCTCCTGGAGAAGCAGTCCGCCGAGTTGCGGCGGTCGGCGGAACGCGCGCGTCGTCAAGAAGATCTCGTGACCGAGGTCCTGGATGCCGTCGACTTCGGCGTCATCCGGGTCACCCCCGAGGGAGATCTCGCTCTGACGAACGAGGCCCACGCGCGCCTTCAGGCGACGGCGGATGTGTTCGGCGCCCCGATCGCCGCGTACGCGGCGGACGGGGTGACCCCGGTGCCGGCCGATGCGACTCCACTGTTCCGTGCTCGAGCGGGCGAGGTCTTCGAGAGCGAGCTGGTGTGGTTCGGCGCGCCGGGACAGGACCGCCGTGCGCTGAGCGTGACCGCGCGCCGGCTACCCTCGACGACCGATTCGAACCCCGGCAGCATCGTCGTCTCACGCGATGTGACGGCCGAGGAGCAGGCGCTCCGTGCCCGCGACGACCTCGTGGCGAGCGTGTCGCACGAACTCCGCACGCCCCTCACCTCGATCATCGGATACCTGGACCTCGCCCTCGACGATCCCGGGATCGAGGCGGCCACCCGCGAGCGACTCGAGGTCGCGGCGCGCAACGCGACACGGTTGCGCGAACTCGTTTCGGACATCCTGGCGATGTCGGCATCATCGCGACACGGCGCGGAATTCGACCTCGTTCCGGCAGAGACCGACGTCGCGACGATCGCTCGCCTGTCGATCGAGTCACAGGCGCCGCGCGCGGCGGACTACGGCATCCGTATCGACGACACCGGGGTGCGCACCGCTACGGCTGTCGTGGACCCCCGCCGTCTTCGCCAGGTCATCGACAACCTCCTCTCCAACGCGATCAAGTACAACGTGCGTGGAGGGACCGTGTCGGTCGAGACGAGCGCAGACGAAGCATCCGTTTTCCTGTCCGTCTCGGATGACGGCCCCGGAATCTCGCGCACGGAGCAGATCCGCCTGTTCGAGCGGTTCTTCCGCGGGGACGCGGTGCGCAACTCCTCGACCCACGGGAGCGGTTTGGGACTCGCGATCAGTCATGACATCGTCCGCGCCCACGGCGGCGAGATCACGGTGCGTTCGGCGCCCGGCGAGGGAGCGACCTTCACGGTACGTCTACCACGAGACGCCGGTACGACCT
- a CDS encoding GIY-YIG nuclease family protein translates to MASVIACVASGCASPAEPDAPIALCNWHLAVAAEWAGAQDGVTDVLPSPCALCGSRLGVRWPSGWLCAICEWRAGDPVDGELSPPRVDIVYYLRYEDRVKIGTTAHPRHRLRVLWHDQVLAFERGDRVVEHRRHEQFARDRFGRTEWFRLSEDLATHVGSLRAGVDDPWQQFARWTSEAIARQ, encoded by the coding sequence ATGGCATCCGTCATCGCGTGCGTCGCCTCCGGGTGCGCCTCACCCGCAGAGCCCGATGCGCCGATCGCTCTGTGCAACTGGCATCTCGCGGTCGCGGCGGAGTGGGCGGGAGCCCAGGACGGGGTGACCGATGTGCTGCCGTCGCCCTGCGCCTTGTGCGGGTCGCGACTGGGGGTGCGGTGGCCCAGCGGGTGGCTCTGCGCGATCTGCGAATGGCGAGCGGGCGACCCTGTCGACGGGGAGCTTTCGCCACCTCGTGTCGACATCGTCTACTACCTGCGGTATGAAGACCGCGTCAAGATCGGTACGACCGCGCACCCGCGGCATCGCCTCCGTGTGTTGTGGCATGACCAGGTGCTCGCCTTCGAGCGCGGGGACCGCGTGGTCGAACACCGGCGCCACGAGCAGTTCGCGCGTGACAGGTTCGGCCGGACGGAGTGGTTCCGGCTGAGTGAAGACCTCGCCACGCACGTCGGGTCGCTGCGGGCGGGTGTCGACGACCCCTGGCAGCAGTTCGCGCGCTGGACGAGCGAGGCGATCGCACGCCAGTGA
- the treS gene encoding maltose alpha-D-glucosyltransferase has translation MQPDEADGAVEAAAEISYDEQRYPARPRRLRPRDQFRGGTLRRFLTDPRNANGGNPSYVEWLVRQSMLKDADVLSRQLSGQPSMWRNPYARPDARRAIESTDVWFTAYPISLITRPGESFLDALGDETLWEAFEWVGINGIHTGPVKRAGGITGWQETPSVDGHFDRISTQIDPDFGDENAFRRVADVAEAHGGSVIDDIVPGHTGKGADFRLAEMAYKDYPGIYHMVEIPREDWGLLPEVPAGRDSVNLDAETERELSARGYIIGELQRVIFYTPGVKETNWSATAPVLGTDGMERRWVYLHYFKEGQPSINWLDPTFAGMRLVIGDALHSLGDLGTSALRLDANGFLGVEKSAEGLPAWSEGHPLSHAANHIIAGMVRKVGGFTFQELNLTIEDIRDTAAVGADLSYDFVTRPGYHHALATANTEFLRLALTTSLEIGVEPAQLVHGLQNHDELTYELVHWATTHHDTVYPFRHGEATGAEIAETVRAELTEKLTVAADYNLVFTQNGIACTSASLIAATQGKATLDEITKDDVSAIRDAHLLLAKYNSWQPGVFALSGWDLTGSLTLPVDEVRHLIASGDTRWVERGAHDLLDVAPDANGSASGMPRARSLYGSLTAQQQDPSSFLSGLRDVLEIRTDNAIAVASQVDIPQVGHPSMLVMVHRLDGGDRRREDAPLQLTVLNFSGETIEGTVRSEWLVPQSTAVDAATGDVVGRVDELQSFALELGPYAGLFLVMEDAPTAE, from the coding sequence GTGCAGCCGGACGAGGCCGATGGCGCGGTCGAGGCCGCAGCGGAGATCAGTTACGACGAGCAGCGGTATCCGGCCCGCCCGCGGCGCCTTCGGCCGCGAGATCAGTTCCGTGGCGGGACGCTCCGGCGCTTCCTGACCGATCCGCGAAACGCGAACGGCGGCAACCCGTCGTACGTGGAGTGGCTCGTGCGCCAATCGATGCTGAAAGACGCCGATGTGTTGAGTCGACAGTTGTCGGGTCAGCCCTCGATGTGGCGCAACCCGTACGCTCGTCCGGACGCGCGCCGGGCGATCGAGTCCACGGACGTGTGGTTCACCGCGTATCCGATCTCCCTGATCACTCGACCGGGTGAGTCGTTCCTCGACGCGCTCGGCGATGAGACGCTGTGGGAGGCGTTCGAGTGGGTCGGCATCAATGGCATCCACACGGGACCGGTGAAGCGGGCGGGCGGCATCACGGGCTGGCAGGAGACTCCGAGCGTCGACGGTCACTTCGACCGCATCAGTACCCAGATCGACCCCGACTTCGGTGACGAGAACGCCTTTCGTCGCGTGGCGGACGTCGCGGAAGCGCACGGGGGCAGCGTCATCGACGACATCGTGCCCGGTCACACGGGCAAGGGCGCCGATTTCCGGCTCGCGGAGATGGCCTACAAGGACTATCCGGGCATCTACCACATGGTCGAGATCCCTCGCGAGGACTGGGGGTTGTTGCCGGAGGTTCCCGCAGGGCGTGACTCCGTCAATCTCGACGCGGAAACCGAGCGCGAACTCAGCGCCCGGGGGTACATCATCGGTGAACTGCAGCGCGTGATCTTCTACACCCCAGGGGTGAAGGAGACCAACTGGAGCGCGACGGCGCCGGTGCTCGGAACAGACGGCATGGAGCGCCGCTGGGTCTACCTGCACTACTTCAAGGAGGGGCAGCCGTCCATCAACTGGCTCGACCCGACCTTCGCGGGAATGCGGCTGGTGATCGGTGACGCCTTGCACTCGCTCGGCGATCTCGGCACCAGCGCTCTTCGGCTCGACGCCAACGGATTCCTCGGTGTGGAGAAGAGCGCCGAAGGCCTGCCGGCCTGGTCGGAAGGCCACCCGCTCTCGCACGCGGCCAACCACATCATCGCCGGAATGGTCCGCAAGGTGGGCGGTTTCACTTTCCAGGAACTCAACCTCACGATCGAGGACATCCGCGACACCGCGGCGGTCGGAGCCGATCTGTCGTACGACTTCGTCACACGCCCGGGGTATCACCATGCCCTCGCCACGGCGAACACCGAGTTCCTCCGTCTCGCGCTGACGACCTCGCTCGAGATCGGCGTGGAGCCGGCGCAGCTCGTCCACGGGTTGCAGAACCACGACGAGCTCACCTACGAGCTGGTGCACTGGGCGACGACGCATCACGACACCGTGTATCCCTTCCGCCATGGTGAGGCCACCGGCGCCGAGATCGCCGAGACGGTGCGCGCGGAACTCACGGAGAAGCTGACAGTGGCCGCCGACTACAACCTCGTGTTCACGCAGAACGGCATCGCGTGCACCTCGGCTTCGCTCATCGCGGCGACGCAAGGGAAGGCGACGCTCGACGAGATCACGAAGGACGACGTCTCGGCCATTCGCGATGCCCATCTGCTGCTCGCCAAATACAACTCGTGGCAGCCGGGCGTGTTCGCCCTGTCGGGATGGGACCTCACCGGCTCGCTGACCCTGCCAGTCGACGAGGTGCGCCATCTCATCGCCTCGGGAGACACTCGGTGGGTCGAGCGCGGCGCACACGACCTCCTCGACGTGGCACCGGACGCGAACGGATCGGCGTCGGGGATGCCGCGCGCACGATCGCTCTACGGCTCGCTCACGGCTCAGCAACAGGACCCATCCTCGTTCCTCTCGGGTCTCCGGGACGTCCTGGAGATTCGCACGGACAACGCGATCGCCGTGGCGTCTCAGGTCGACATCCCCCAGGTGGGGCATCCGAGCATGCTCGTGATGGTCCACCGTCTCGACGGCGGTGATCGTCGCCGCGAGGACGCACCGCTTCAGCTGACGGTGCTGAACTTCTCCGGCGAGACGATCGAAGGGACCGTGCGCTCGGAGTGGCTCGTGCCGCAGAGCACGGCCGTGGATGCCGCGACGGGTGACGTCGTAGGACGCGTCGATGAACTGCAGAGCTTCGCCCTCGAACTCGGTCCCTACGCGGGACTGTTCCTGGTGATGGAGGATGCCCCGACGGCGGAGTGA
- a CDS encoding MFS transporter has protein sequence MSDFSGHLPGSREYRRLLVGLFFGGVATFAQLYATQAVLPAIAADTASGPAGAALTVSASTLGLAIAVIPWSLVADRIGRVPVMAVGLLAATLLGGVAPLAPDISVLLAVRLLEGAALGAVPAVALAYLSEEVAPRHVAAAAGSYIAGTTVGGLSGRIASGWVAEVAGWRWGVASVVLLCVVAAIVFVALVPKARGFVPRRERLAKGPSVRRRLGENLRSPVQLALYAQGFLLMGAFVAVYNYLGFHLTGSPFFLTPVVVTLLFLAYLAGTFSSPRAGALAVRHGRLPVLLACTGVMAIGAALMFIPTVATAIVGLVAFTAGFFGAHAVASGWTPVVADPEARAQASSLYYLGYYAGSSVFGWALGVVYASSGWSVFLGAVLLMCASAATIAAMTLRSAGTARS, from the coding sequence GTGAGCGACTTCTCCGGCCATCTGCCCGGGAGTCGCGAGTACCGCCGACTGCTCGTCGGCCTGTTCTTCGGCGGTGTTGCGACGTTCGCGCAGCTGTACGCCACTCAGGCGGTGTTGCCGGCCATCGCTGCCGACACCGCCTCCGGGCCTGCGGGTGCTGCACTCACGGTCTCGGCGTCGACGCTCGGACTCGCGATCGCGGTCATCCCGTGGTCGCTCGTCGCGGATCGCATCGGCCGTGTGCCGGTGATGGCGGTCGGTCTGCTCGCGGCCACTCTCCTCGGCGGTGTCGCACCGCTCGCGCCGGACATCAGCGTGCTGCTCGCGGTTCGTCTGCTCGAGGGCGCGGCCCTCGGCGCAGTGCCCGCCGTAGCGCTGGCGTACCTCAGTGAGGAGGTCGCGCCACGCCACGTCGCCGCTGCCGCCGGCTCCTACATCGCGGGCACGACGGTGGGGGGTCTGTCCGGCCGAATCGCTTCCGGGTGGGTCGCCGAAGTCGCCGGGTGGCGGTGGGGCGTGGCGTCCGTGGTGCTTCTGTGCGTCGTCGCTGCGATCGTCTTCGTGGCGCTGGTCCCGAAAGCGCGGGGTTTCGTCCCTCGTCGTGAACGACTCGCGAAGGGACCCTCGGTGCGTCGGCGGCTCGGCGAGAATCTTCGGTCGCCTGTGCAGCTGGCGTTGTACGCCCAGGGATTTCTGCTCATGGGCGCATTCGTCGCCGTGTACAACTACCTGGGCTTCCACCTGACGGGGTCTCCGTTCTTCCTCACGCCGGTCGTGGTCACCCTGCTGTTTCTCGCGTATCTGGCGGGCACGTTCTCTTCTCCGCGAGCGGGAGCTCTCGCCGTACGCCACGGGCGGCTGCCCGTCCTGCTGGCGTGCACCGGCGTGATGGCGATCGGTGCGGCCCTGATGTTCATCCCGACGGTGGCGACCGCGATCGTCGGACTCGTCGCATTCACGGCCGGGTTCTTCGGTGCGCATGCGGTGGCGTCCGGTTGGACACCCGTGGTGGCGGATCCGGAGGCGCGCGCGCAGGCGTCGTCGCTGTACTACCTGGGGTACTACGCGGGGTCGAGCGTGTTCGGGTGGGCGCTGGGTGTTGTGTACGCCTCGAGCGGGTGGAGTGTGTTCCTCGGAGCGGTGCTGCTGATGTGCGCAAGCGCTGCGACGATCGCGGCGATGACCTTGCGATCGGCCGGCACGGCGCGGTCGTGA
- the rpsA gene encoding 30S ribosomal protein S1: protein MTTATTAPATKQVAINDIGSAEDFLAAVEKTLKFFNDGDLIEGTVVKIDRDEVLLDVGYKTEGVIPSRELSIKHDVDPNEVVNVGDHVEALVLQKEDKEGRLILSKKRAQYERAWGDVEKIKENDGVVTGSVIEVVKGGLIVDIGLRGFLPASLIELRRVRDLTPYLGQEIEAKILELDKNRNNVVLSRRALLEQTQSESRTTFLNNLHKGQVRKGTVSSIVNFGAFVDLGGVDGLVHVSELSWKHIEHASEVVEVGQEVTVEILEVDLDRERVSLSLKATQEDPWQVFARTHAIGQIAPGKVTKLVPFGAFVRVADGIEGLVHISELSGKHVELAEQVVSVGEEVFVKIIDIDLERRRISLSLKQANESVDPNGTEFDPALYGMATEYDERGEYKYPEGFDPESGAWLEGFDAQREQWEQEYAAAQGRWEAHKAAVAKALEAEAANPTDAGSFGGSFSSESPAQGTLADDESLAALREKLSGR, encoded by the coding sequence ATGACTACCGCAACGACCGCCCCGGCTACCAAGCAGGTCGCGATCAACGACATCGGCTCCGCCGAAGACTTCTTGGCCGCGGTCGAGAAGACCCTCAAGTTCTTCAACGATGGCGACCTCATCGAAGGCACCGTCGTGAAGATCGACCGCGACGAGGTTCTCCTCGACGTCGGTTACAAGACGGAGGGTGTCATCCCCTCCCGCGAGCTTTCGATCAAGCACGACGTCGACCCCAACGAGGTCGTCAACGTCGGCGATCACGTCGAGGCCCTCGTCCTCCAGAAGGAGGACAAGGAAGGCCGCCTCATCCTGTCCAAGAAGCGCGCGCAGTACGAGCGTGCGTGGGGCGACGTCGAGAAGATCAAGGAGAACGACGGTGTTGTCACCGGCTCCGTGATCGAGGTCGTCAAGGGTGGCCTCATCGTCGACATCGGCCTCCGCGGCTTCCTGCCGGCCTCGCTCATCGAGCTGCGCCGTGTGCGCGACCTCACGCCGTACCTCGGCCAGGAGATCGAAGCGAAGATCCTCGAGCTCGACAAGAACCGCAACAACGTGGTGCTCTCGCGCCGCGCGCTGCTGGAGCAGACGCAGTCCGAGTCGCGCACCACGTTCCTGAACAACCTGCACAAGGGTCAGGTCCGCAAGGGCACGGTCTCCTCGATCGTGAACTTCGGTGCCTTCGTCGATCTGGGCGGCGTGGACGGCCTCGTGCACGTCTCCGAGCTGTCCTGGAAGCACATCGAGCACGCCTCCGAGGTCGTCGAGGTGGGCCAGGAGGTCACCGTCGAGATCCTCGAGGTCGACCTCGACCGCGAGCGCGTGTCGCTCTCGCTCAAGGCGACGCAGGAAGACCCGTGGCAGGTGTTCGCCCGGACCCACGCGATCGGTCAGATCGCGCCGGGCAAGGTCACCAAGCTCGTCCCGTTCGGCGCGTTCGTCCGCGTGGCCGACGGCATCGAGGGCCTCGTGCACATTTCCGAGCTTTCGGGCAAGCACGTGGAGCTCGCCGAGCAGGTCGTGTCGGTCGGCGAAGAGGTCTTCGTCAAGATCATCGACATCGACCTCGAGCGTCGTCGCATCTCGCTGTCGCTGAAGCAGGCCAACGAGTCGGTCGACCCCAACGGCACCGAGTTCGACCCGGCGCTGTACGGCATGGCCACCGAGTACGACGAGCGTGGCGAGTACAAGTACCCCGAGGGCTTCGACCCCGAGTCGGGTGCGTGGCTCGAGGGCTTCGACGCTCAGCGCGAGCAGTGGGAGCAGGAGTACGCCGCGGCCCAGGGTCGCTGGGAGGCTCACAAGGCCGCCGTCGCCAAGGCTCTCGAGGCCGAGGCTGCGAACCCCACCGACGCCGGTTCGTTCGGTGGCTCGTTCTCGTCGGAGTCGCCCGCACAGGGCACCCTCGCCGACGACGAGTCGCTGGCTGCGCTTCGCGAGAAGCTCTCCGGTCGCTGA
- a CDS encoding lytic transglycosylase domain-containing protein produces the protein MSSDSTPPLNRRNRRQAARRSRRRPAITAGVVALGIVATATLTGTAPIAQATASPALLTASSFQLASYTAPETTAAPEVTDARAAEASATAALQAVTSVQSDIAASGLDIGQPADVDTTALQEAADRLDAAQVLPPAFLPGVTSEVAAAASAVDQRVSELRGGLDAAVAKKQAEEAAEKARQEAEAAAAAKARAEAEAQAEARSTTPSDDSSGGGSWTPPPSSGGGSGDNSPGGAQATARGMLAGYGWGDDQFGCLVSLWNRESGWNYQAYNAGSGAYGIPQALPGSKMSSAGGDWQTNAATQIAWGLGYISGRYGSPCGAWDHSQSTGWY, from the coding sequence ATGAGTTCTGATTCGACACCCCCGCTGAACCGCCGTAACCGCCGCCAGGCCGCCCGCCGCTCCCGCCGTCGCCCGGCGATCACGGCCGGAGTCGTGGCCCTGGGGATCGTCGCGACGGCCACCCTCACGGGCACGGCCCCGATCGCGCAAGCCACGGCCTCCCCCGCACTCCTGACGGCCTCCAGCTTCCAGCTCGCCTCGTACACCGCTCCGGAAACGACCGCGGCTCCCGAGGTCACGGACGCTCGCGCGGCCGAGGCGTCGGCCACGGCCGCCCTGCAGGCCGTCACGTCGGTGCAGAGCGACATCGCGGCATCCGGACTCGACATCGGTCAGCCCGCCGACGTCGACACGACCGCCCTTCAGGAAGCGGCCGACCGTCTGGATGCCGCCCAGGTGCTGCCCCCGGCGTTCCTCCCCGGCGTGACGAGCGAGGTCGCCGCCGCGGCATCGGCCGTCGACCAACGGGTCAGCGAGCTGCGCGGCGGCCTCGATGCCGCGGTGGCGAAGAAGCAGGCCGAAGAGGCCGCCGAGAAGGCGCGTCAGGAGGCGGAGGCTGCCGCCGCAGCGAAGGCTCGCGCCGAGGCCGAAGCCCAAGCGGAGGCCCGTTCCACGACCCCCTCCGACGACTCCTCCGGGGGAGGCTCGTGGACTCCCCCGCCGTCCTCCGGTGGCGGATCGGGCGACAACAGCCCGGGCGGAGCCCAGGCGACCGCTCGCGGCATGCTCGCCGGCTACGGCTGGGGCGACGACCAGTTCGGGTGCCTCGTGTCGCTGTGGAACCGCGAGTCCGGGTGGAACTATCAGGCGTACAACGCCGGCAGTGGTGCGTACGGCATCCCTCAGGCTCTCCCCGGAAGCAAGATGTCCTCGGCCGGCGGCGACTGGCAGACCAACGCGGCGACCCAGATCGCGTGGGGACTCGGATACATCTCCGGGCGTTACGGCAGTCCGTGCGGCGCATGGGATCACTCGCAGTCCACCGGGTGGTACTGA